A portion of the Micromonospora tarapacensis genome contains these proteins:
- a CDS encoding MFS transporter, translating into MMLRPGVQRALIAAVQVLGLAVWFSASAVVPALRESWQIGATASVWLTASVQLGFVAGAITSTMLNLADRTKAHLLMAGCATLAAACTGVFAVAVGGLAGAIPLRFLTGVFLAGVYPVGMKLTGSWAPPARRGLAFGVMIGALTLGSALPHLIGGLGDLPWRGVMGTAAGCAVLGAVLAVAFVREGPQFAPGPPPRPNPRYALAMFRQRGPRLVNLGYFGHMWELYALWTWLPSFLIAGTAVRTGRDDANVSMLAFLAIGVAGVAGCLAGGWAADRFGRPRAAVTALVVSGACCLTSPLFFTAPPGAVVVLGVVWGAAVIADSGVFSTALSEVADRRYVGTALTAQTAIGFALTVVTIQLVPVLADSVGWRWAFWLLVPGPLVGALAMRAFGHQPGRA; encoded by the coding sequence ATGATGCTACGACCTGGGGTGCAGCGTGCCCTGATCGCTGCCGTCCAGGTACTCGGCCTGGCAGTGTGGTTCTCGGCCTCCGCCGTGGTGCCGGCGCTGCGTGAGTCGTGGCAGATCGGCGCGACCGCGTCCGTCTGGCTGACGGCGTCCGTCCAACTGGGGTTCGTGGCCGGCGCCATCACATCAACCATGCTGAACCTGGCCGACCGGACCAAGGCGCACCTGTTGATGGCCGGGTGCGCGACGCTGGCCGCCGCCTGCACCGGCGTCTTCGCCGTCGCCGTCGGCGGACTGGCCGGTGCCATCCCGCTGCGGTTCCTCACCGGCGTGTTCCTGGCCGGGGTGTATCCGGTCGGCATGAAGCTGACCGGATCCTGGGCGCCGCCGGCCCGTCGGGGTCTCGCGTTCGGCGTCATGATCGGCGCGCTGACCCTCGGCTCGGCGTTACCGCACCTGATCGGCGGGCTGGGCGATCTGCCGTGGCGCGGCGTGATGGGCACCGCGGCCGGATGTGCGGTCCTCGGCGCGGTGCTGGCCGTGGCCTTCGTGCGGGAGGGTCCGCAGTTCGCCCCGGGCCCGCCACCGCGTCCGAATCCGCGGTACGCCCTGGCGATGTTTCGTCAGCGTGGTCCTCGGTTGGTGAACTTGGGCTACTTCGGGCACATGTGGGAGCTGTACGCCTTGTGGACCTGGCTGCCGAGCTTCCTGATCGCGGGAACGGCGGTCCGGACGGGTCGCGATGACGCGAACGTCAGCATGCTCGCGTTCCTGGCCATCGGTGTGGCTGGGGTTGCCGGATGTCTGGCCGGCGGTTGGGCCGCGGACCGGTTCGGACGACCGCGAGCCGCGGTCACCGCCTTGGTGGTCAGCGGCGCCTGCTGCCTGACATCGCCGCTGTTCTTCACCGCCCCGCCCGGCGCCGTCGTGGTGCTGGGTGTGGTGTGGGGTGCGGCGGTGATCGCGGACTCCGGTGTCTTCTCCACCGCGTTGAGCGAGGTCGCCGACCGGCGTTACGTCGGCACCGCGCTCACCGCGCAGACGGCCATCGGTTTCGCCTTGACGGTCGTCACCATCCAACTCGTACCCGTCCTGGCCGACTCGGTCGGCTGGCGCTGGGCCTTCTGGCTGCTCGTCCCCGGCCCGCTGGTGGGCGCGCTGGCGATGCGCGCGTTCGGCCACCAGCCCGGCCGCGCGTGA
- a CDS encoding helix-turn-helix transcriptional regulator: MATRPAGPHVSAWRPAVPGIAEVFHAHFVDHAYPSHTHDVWTLLIVDDGAIRFDLYRHQHGALRPSVTLLPPHVPHDGRSATHQGFRKRVLYLDTSVLGAELAGAAVDEPSLPDRQLRHRIHQLHQVLAQPGDAFEADSRLAFILERLSLHLRRHPPALAPPVARGLAVRMRELLDARTAEGITLREAAELLHAHPTHLVRAFTHAHGLPPHLYLTGRRIELARRLLLAGQRPAEVATVAGFYDQSHLTRHFKRHLGISPARYRGRPASAQVVVDDRR; this comes from the coding sequence GTGGCCACACGGCCGGCGGGTCCGCACGTCAGCGCGTGGCGTCCCGCGGTGCCCGGGATCGCCGAGGTGTTCCACGCGCACTTCGTGGACCACGCATACCCGTCCCATACGCACGACGTGTGGACGCTGTTGATCGTTGACGACGGGGCGATCCGCTTCGACCTCTACCGGCATCAGCACGGCGCCCTGCGGCCGTCCGTCACCCTCCTGCCGCCGCACGTGCCCCACGACGGCCGCTCGGCCACGCATCAGGGCTTCCGCAAGCGCGTCCTGTACCTCGACACGTCGGTCCTCGGCGCGGAGCTGGCCGGTGCGGCCGTCGACGAGCCGAGCCTGCCCGACCGGCAGCTTCGCCACCGGATCCACCAGCTCCACCAGGTGCTCGCCCAGCCTGGTGACGCGTTCGAGGCGGACAGCCGTCTCGCGTTCATCCTGGAAAGACTCAGCCTGCACCTACGCCGGCACCCCCCGGCCCTCGCCCCGCCGGTCGCCCGCGGTCTCGCCGTACGGATGCGCGAGCTGCTGGACGCCCGGACCGCCGAGGGCATCACCCTGCGCGAGGCCGCCGAGCTGCTGCACGCTCATCCGACCCACCTGGTCCGGGCGTTCACCCACGCGCACGGGCTGCCGCCGCACCTGTACCTGACCGGCCGCCGTATCGAGCTGGCCCGCCGGCTGCTCCTTGCCGGCCAGCGCCCCGCCGAGGTCGCCACGGTGGCCGGATTCTATGACCAGTCCCACCTGACCCGGCACTTCAAGCGCCACCTCGGGATCAGCCCCGCCCGATACCGGGGGCGTCCGGCGTCTGCACAGGTGGTCGTCGATGATCGGCGATGA
- a CDS encoding DUF2000 domain-containing protein, with amino-acid sequence MSEPIRFDTKIAVLLRDDLATWQRLNVTAFLVSGVAGAGPELLGEEYLDADGTRYLPMFRQPVLVFAGGRDTLTSAHARALGRGLRISIFTQELFGTGNDRDNRAAVRAVLREKLDLVGLALHGPRNVVDKVLKGASLHR; translated from the coding sequence ATGAGCGAGCCGATCCGCTTCGACACCAAGATTGCTGTTCTACTCCGGGACGACCTGGCGACCTGGCAGCGGCTGAACGTCACCGCGTTCCTGGTCAGCGGAGTCGCGGGGGCCGGGCCGGAACTGCTCGGCGAGGAGTACCTGGACGCGGACGGTACCCGGTACCTGCCGATGTTCCGCCAGCCGGTCCTGGTCTTCGCCGGCGGTCGGGACACCCTGACCAGCGCCCACGCGCGCGCCCTCGGGCGCGGCCTCCGCATCTCGATCTTCACCCAGGAGCTGTTCGGTACGGGCAACGACCGGGACAACCGCGCGGCCGTGCGGGCGGTCCTCCGCGAGAAGCTCGACCTGGTGGGGCTGGCGCTGCACGGCCCACGCAATGTGGTGGACAAGGTGCTCAAGGGGGCCAGCCTGCATCGCTGA
- a CDS encoding extracellular catalytic domain type 1 short-chain-length polyhydroxyalkanoate depolymerase: MTSDATRAVETEPSAAPRRRWRWIVSGALVAVLVAIAAGTAAFQFGLPWQMREGDHNHVYESEVGSQRYQVHLPPQYDGTARLPVVMAIHGCGMTGYGWNSMKSTTQFNSLADREGFIVVYPTQRIFRSPINCWNSADPREQHRHTGEPALLAGVARQVVQEYDADPARVHVAGASSGAGTAVILGATYPDVFATVTSVAGGEYGLNQVDPDEPDSTSPLYTARQAWAQMGDRARQVPLLVIQGEQDTVVPPLVATRLVAHWTAVSDLVDDGLPNGSLDLVEETVSVPAGNDRHAYTHSTIKAPDGSSIVESYLVQDMGHAWPGPAGDGSYTDHAGPDASEIVWEFAERHPKVSVGH, encoded by the coding sequence ATGACCTCCGACGCCACGCGCGCTGTCGAGACCGAGCCTTCCGCTGCCCCGCGCAGGCGATGGCGGTGGATCGTCTCCGGCGCACTCGTCGCCGTCCTGGTCGCCATCGCCGCCGGCACCGCCGCGTTCCAGTTCGGCCTGCCATGGCAGATGCGGGAGGGCGACCACAACCACGTGTACGAGAGCGAGGTGGGCTCGCAGCGCTACCAGGTCCACCTTCCGCCTCAGTACGACGGTACGGCCCGGCTGCCGGTCGTCATGGCGATCCACGGCTGCGGAATGACCGGCTACGGATGGAACTCCATGAAGTCCACGACGCAGTTCAACAGCCTGGCCGACCGGGAAGGCTTCATCGTCGTCTACCCGACGCAACGGATCTTCCGCAGTCCGATCAACTGCTGGAACTCGGCCGACCCCCGGGAGCAACACCGACACACCGGCGAACCCGCGCTGCTCGCCGGTGTCGCCCGCCAGGTGGTCCAGGAGTACGACGCGGATCCCGCGCGGGTGCACGTGGCCGGCGCCTCCTCGGGCGCGGGAACCGCCGTCATCCTCGGCGCGACCTACCCCGACGTCTTCGCCACGGTCACCTCGGTCGCAGGTGGTGAGTACGGACTCAACCAGGTCGACCCGGACGAGCCGGACTCGACGTCACCGCTCTACACGGCACGTCAAGCCTGGGCGCAGATGGGCGATCGGGCCCGGCAGGTGCCACTGCTCGTCATCCAGGGCGAACAGGACACAGTCGTTCCACCCCTGGTCGCCACCCGACTCGTCGCACACTGGACCGCAGTGAGTGATCTCGTCGACGACGGACTGCCCAACGGCAGCCTCGACCTGGTCGAGGAGACCGTGTCCGTGCCAGCCGGTAACGACCGACACGCGTACACGCATTCGACGATCAAGGCACCGGACGGCTCGTCGATCGTCGAGTCGTACCTCGTCCAGGACATGGGGCACGCCTGGCCGGGCCCGGCCGGCGACGGCAGCTACACCGATCACGCCGGCCCCGACGCCAGCGAGATCGTCTGGGAGTTCGCCGAGCGCCACCCGAAGGTGAGCGTCGGTCACTAG
- a CDS encoding ABC transporter ATP-binding protein encodes MSTTPVIEVDRLNVTYGDFHAVQDLSFEVRRGELYALLGTNGAGKTSTLETIEGHRTPTSGTVRVFGHSPDDRRAVRPRMGVMLQESGFSPDLTVRESVRLIGRLTRRDDDVDRVLDLVDLTGRAGRKVSQLSGGEKRRLDFATAVYGTPELIFMDEPTTGLDIQSRDALWATVDRLRENGATIVLTTHYLEEAQQRADRIGLMHQGVFHREGTVSELTRTLPAVIRFSLPTPVPTLPLQAVVDAHGTVVIETFGLQKDLHLLLGWASDNAVELQDLQAGPTRLDDVFRAISS; translated from the coding sequence ATGTCCACCACACCAGTTATCGAAGTCGACCGGCTGAACGTCACCTACGGTGACTTCCACGCCGTGCAGGATCTCTCCTTCGAGGTGCGGCGCGGGGAACTCTACGCGCTGCTCGGCACGAACGGGGCGGGCAAGACCTCGACCCTGGAGACCATCGAGGGGCACCGCACCCCGACCTCGGGCACCGTGCGTGTCTTCGGGCACAGCCCGGACGACCGGCGTGCCGTCCGTCCCCGGATGGGCGTCATGCTCCAGGAGAGTGGATTCTCCCCGGACCTCACGGTGCGCGAGTCGGTCCGTCTGATCGGCCGGCTCACCCGGCGCGACGACGACGTCGACCGGGTGCTCGACCTCGTCGATCTCACCGGCCGGGCCGGTCGGAAGGTGTCCCAGCTCTCCGGTGGGGAAAAACGGCGGCTGGACTTCGCCACCGCCGTCTACGGAACCCCGGAGCTGATCTTCATGGACGAGCCGACCACCGGCCTGGACATCCAGTCCCGCGACGCCCTCTGGGCGACGGTGGACCGGCTGCGGGAGAACGGCGCCACCATCGTGCTCACCACCCACTACCTGGAGGAGGCACAGCAACGCGCCGACCGCATCGGGCTCATGCACCAGGGCGTCTTCCACCGGGAGGGCACCGTCTCCGAACTGACCCGCACCCTGCCGGCCGTCATCCGCTTCTCCCTGCCCACACCGGTGCCGACGCTGCCGCTGCAGGCCGTCGTCGACGCCCACGGCACGGTCGTGATCGAGACCTTCGGCCTGCAGAAGGACCTGCATCTCCTGCTGGGGTGGGCCAGTGACAACGCCGTGGAGTTGCAGGACCTGCAGGCCGGGCCGACCCGGCTCGACGACGTCTTCCGCGCCATCAGCAGCTGA
- a CDS encoding low temperature requirement protein A gives MRHCRVLEHGVHETDDTGWAHLADRHKLIFLIALGESILVIGMVFSGTDYSAERAAAFGVAFATSALLWRIYFHTRSSAGSPDPG, from the coding sequence GTGCGGCACTGCCGCGTACTCGAACACGGCGTACATGAAACCGATGACACCGGCTGGGCGCATCTTGCCGACCGTCACAAGCTGATCTTTCTCATCGCACTCGGTGAGTCGATCCTGGTCATCGGCATGGTTTTCAGCGGCACGGACTACTCCGCGGAGCGGGCAGCCGCCTTCGGGGTCGCATTCGCCACCAGCGCGCTGCTCTGGCGGATCTACTTCCACACGAGATCTTCGGCCGGGTCTCCCGATCCTGGATGA
- a CDS encoding TetR/AcrR family transcriptional regulator: MTRAESDTRPSAARLRLLTTATRIFYAEGIHSVGVDRIIAEAKVTRATFYRHFPSKDDLILAYLREVHQLDRGTVDAAVAADPSPVAPLLAIAGSIAEGIQSPGFRGCAFLNAAAEYPDTDHPVRQEIIAHRQWFLDTLTMLMAQVHEETAEPAARHFVMLRDGAMAAGCLFDPALVSETFLRGIDGLLEINADRRSTESAR, translated from the coding sequence ATGACGCGTGCCGAATCCGACACCCGGCCCTCCGCGGCCCGACTCCGGCTCCTCACCACGGCAACCAGGATCTTCTACGCGGAGGGCATCCACTCGGTCGGCGTCGACCGGATCATCGCCGAGGCGAAAGTGACCCGGGCCACCTTTTACCGGCACTTCCCCAGCAAGGACGACCTCATACTCGCCTACCTGCGGGAAGTCCATCAGCTGGATCGCGGCACGGTCGACGCGGCCGTCGCCGCCGACCCGTCGCCGGTCGCCCCCCTCCTGGCCATTGCCGGCTCCATCGCTGAGGGCATCCAGTCCCCCGGATTCCGCGGATGCGCCTTCCTCAACGCCGCGGCGGAGTACCCCGACACCGACCATCCGGTGCGCCAGGAGATCATCGCCCACCGGCAATGGTTCCTCGACACGCTGACCATGCTGATGGCGCAGGTCCACGAGGAAACGGCGGAACCCGCCGCGCGCCACTTCGTCATGCTCCGCGACGGCGCCATGGCAGCCGGCTGCCTTTTCGACCCCGCGTTGGTGTCCGAGACCTTCCTCCGCGGGATCGACGGGCTCCTTGAGATCAACGCCGATCGCCGGTCGACCGAATCCGCCCGCTAG
- a CDS encoding ABC transporter ATP-binding protein: MRYLWWLVRCQPWRVLRGSLIGTAWMLGLSIRPYLVARAIDDGLRDADLRALSWWVAAIVAAGIGLAYLGIMRHRTMTFVREDASARSAAVLLRQLSRIGAVLPRRIAAGEVATVGGADIMHTSAVLTVTGPGVGAVIAYAFVAVVLWSVSPLLALFVLLGVPAVVLVIGPLLRRLERAESVYRHQQGILTTRAVDIVAGLRVLAGVGGRGLFARRYAAGSRKLLAEGYRVGAVNSWIEALTIVIPGLFLAAVVWLAARMAAAGDITIGQLVAVYGYVAVLVVPVWFLLEGGYQVIRGRVAARRIVALLNLTPDDAAPPARVGGTEARPVPDRTAELHDPATGLTVPTGRLLAVAADDPAEAVELADRLGRFVTSDVTWGGAPLTGIALDEVRARILVADHDSYLFAGTLREILRTRAGIGDADLRAALRTASAEDVVDGHPDGLAMPIGTRARTLSGGQRQRVRLARALLAEPDVLILVDPTSAVDAHTEERVAQRLRAARAGRTTIVLTTSPLLLGRAEMVAHLRDGRIVAVGTHVELLGQDPSYRALVSRDGESADADGSLR; this comes from the coding sequence ATGCGGTACCTCTGGTGGCTGGTCCGCTGCCAGCCGTGGCGGGTGCTGCGCGGCAGCCTGATCGGTACCGCCTGGATGCTCGGGCTGTCGATCCGGCCGTACCTCGTCGCCCGCGCCATCGACGACGGGCTGCGGGACGCCGATCTCCGGGCGCTGTCGTGGTGGGTGGCCGCGATCGTCGCCGCGGGGATCGGCCTGGCGTACCTGGGCATCATGCGGCACCGCACGATGACCTTCGTCCGGGAGGATGCGTCGGCCCGGTCCGCTGCCGTCCTGCTGCGTCAACTGTCCCGAATCGGCGCCGTGCTGCCACGCAGGATCGCCGCCGGGGAGGTCGCCACCGTCGGCGGCGCCGACATCATGCACACGTCGGCGGTGCTGACGGTGACCGGGCCGGGCGTCGGAGCGGTCATCGCGTACGCGTTCGTCGCCGTCGTACTCTGGTCGGTCTCCCCGCTCCTGGCGCTGTTCGTGCTGCTGGGCGTGCCCGCGGTGGTGCTGGTCATCGGGCCGCTGCTGCGCCGCCTCGAACGGGCCGAGTCGGTCTACCGGCACCAGCAGGGCATCCTCACCACCCGCGCCGTGGACATCGTGGCCGGGCTACGCGTCCTCGCCGGGGTCGGTGGGCGGGGACTGTTCGCCCGCCGGTACGCGGCCGGCTCCCGGAAGCTGCTGGCCGAGGGGTACCGGGTCGGCGCCGTGAACAGCTGGATCGAGGCGCTGACCATCGTCATCCCGGGGCTGTTCCTGGCCGCCGTGGTGTGGCTGGCGGCGCGGATGGCCGCGGCCGGCGACATCACGATCGGGCAGCTGGTCGCCGTCTACGGGTACGTGGCGGTCCTCGTCGTGCCGGTGTGGTTCCTGCTCGAAGGTGGCTACCAGGTGATCCGGGGCCGGGTCGCCGCCCGCCGGATCGTCGCGCTGCTCAACCTGACCCCCGACGACGCGGCCCCGCCGGCGCGGGTCGGTGGGACGGAGGCCCGGCCCGTGCCGGACCGCACCGCCGAACTGCACGATCCCGCAACCGGGCTGACCGTACCCACCGGGCGGCTGCTCGCCGTCGCCGCCGACGATCCGGCCGAGGCCGTCGAACTGGCCGACCGCCTCGGGCGGTTCGTGACCAGCGACGTGACCTGGGGCGGCGCACCGCTGACCGGGATCGCACTCGACGAGGTACGGGCTCGGATCCTCGTCGCCGACCACGACTCCTACCTCTTCGCCGGGACACTGCGCGAGATCCTGCGGACCCGGGCCGGCATCGGCGACGCCGACCTGAGAGCGGCCCTGCGTACGGCGTCGGCGGAGGACGTCGTCGACGGCCACCCGGACGGGCTCGCCATGCCGATCGGCACGCGGGCCCGGACCCTCTCCGGCGGCCAGCGACAACGCGTACGCCTGGCCCGAGCCCTGCTCGCCGAGCCCGACGTGCTGATCCTCGTCGACCCGACATCGGCCGTGGACGCGCACACCGAGGAGCGCGTCGCCCAGCGCCTGCGAGCGGCGCGGGCCGGGCGAACCACGATCGTGCTGACCACGTCACCGCTGTTGCTCGGCCGCGCCGAGATGGTCGCGCACCTGCGCGACGGCCGGATCGTGGCGGTCGGCACCCATGTCGAGCTGCTCGGCCAGGACCCGAGCTATCGGGCCCTGGTGTCCCGGGACGGCGAGTCCGCCGACGCCGACGGGTCGCTGCGGTGA
- a CDS encoding ABC transporter ATP-binding protein: MSGLPVADRRVVRRSALDLIAVDRRAVAVVLVLHGAAAVAGLAAPWLLGRIVDEVAAGSGAAAVDRLALAIGGCVLAHGLLTRYAQYAGHRFGERAVARLREEFVSRALDLPVSVVERAGTGDLATRSSVDVTTVGTTVREVVPVMVIASTQLSLLFGAIFLLHPLLGLVALTGLPSIFAVTRWYLRRARPAYLAEGAATAELTDALTTTAEGARTVEALRLGADRVAYGRQRIAAVWATRRTTLALRSVFFPVVEASYALPIAVVLLFGGFYLGSGMVTLGEVVAAALYLQQAIEPLDRLLQWMEQAQRGLASFARVLGVGQQAGSAATPVATGTPQPRVPTPVRSGRLVVRGARFSYADGHDVLNGIDLEVRPGERLAIVGPSGAGKSTLARLLAGIDAPREGVVSLDGRPVTDLAPAERRRRIALVTQEHHVFIGSLRDNLAFAAPGASDEQMRAALVAVSADWYADLPDGLDTQLGGGARELAAADAQQLALARLVLADPHTLILDEATAALDPTTARRTERALAAVVTGRTVIAIAHRLNTAHDADRVAVLEDGRITELGSHDDLVGADGAYAALWHSWHG, from the coding sequence GTGAGCGGGTTACCCGTCGCGGATCGCAGGGTCGTCCGTCGGTCCGCGCTGGACCTGATCGCCGTGGACCGCCGCGCGGTCGCCGTCGTGCTGGTGCTGCACGGCGCTGCCGCTGTCGCCGGGCTGGCCGCGCCGTGGCTGCTGGGCCGGATCGTGGACGAGGTCGCCGCCGGTTCCGGTGCCGCCGCCGTGGACCGCCTGGCGCTCGCGATCGGCGGCTGCGTGCTGGCCCATGGGCTGCTCACCCGCTACGCCCAGTACGCCGGCCACCGGTTCGGCGAGCGGGCCGTCGCCCGGCTGCGCGAGGAGTTCGTGTCGCGGGCGCTCGACCTGCCCGTCTCCGTCGTGGAACGGGCCGGCACCGGCGACCTCGCCACCCGCAGCTCGGTTGACGTGACGACCGTGGGGACCACCGTCCGAGAGGTGGTGCCCGTCATGGTCATCGCCTCGACACAGCTGTCGCTCCTCTTCGGCGCGATCTTCCTGCTGCATCCGCTGCTCGGCCTGGTCGCGCTGACCGGGCTACCGTCGATCTTCGCGGTGACCCGCTGGTACCTGCGTCGCGCCAGACCGGCGTACCTCGCCGAGGGGGCCGCGACCGCCGAGCTGACCGACGCGCTCACCACGACCGCGGAGGGTGCCCGCACCGTCGAGGCGCTTCGCCTCGGCGCCGACCGCGTCGCGTACGGCAGGCAGCGCATCGCCGCGGTGTGGGCCACCCGCCGGACGACCCTGGCGCTGCGGTCGGTCTTCTTCCCGGTGGTGGAGGCGAGCTACGCGCTCCCGATCGCCGTGGTGCTGCTGTTCGGCGGGTTCTACCTCGGCAGTGGAATGGTGACGCTCGGCGAGGTGGTCGCCGCCGCGCTCTACCTCCAGCAGGCGATCGAGCCCCTGGACCGGCTGTTGCAATGGATGGAGCAGGCCCAACGTGGCCTCGCCTCGTTCGCCCGCGTGCTCGGCGTCGGCCAGCAGGCCGGGTCCGCCGCCACCCCGGTCGCCACCGGGACACCGCAACCGCGCGTCCCGACGCCCGTCCGGTCCGGCCGGCTCGTCGTGCGCGGTGCCAGGTTCTCCTACGCCGACGGCCACGACGTGTTGAACGGGATCGATCTGGAGGTGCGCCCTGGCGAACGGCTCGCCATCGTCGGCCCTTCGGGCGCCGGGAAATCCACCCTCGCCCGGCTGCTCGCCGGGATCGACGCGCCCCGCGAGGGCGTGGTGAGCCTCGATGGCCGCCCGGTCACCGACCTGGCCCCGGCAGAGCGACGCCGCCGGATCGCCCTCGTCACCCAGGAGCACCACGTCTTCATCGGCTCGCTACGCGACAACCTCGCCTTCGCCGCACCCGGCGCGTCCGACGAACAGATGCGCGCCGCACTGGTCGCGGTGAGCGCCGACTGGTATGCCGACCTGCCCGACGGCCTCGACACGCAACTCGGCGGCGGTGCCCGCGAACTCGCTGCCGCCGACGCCCAGCAGCTCGCGCTGGCCCGGCTCGTGCTCGCCGACCCGCACACCCTGATCCTCGACGAGGCGACCGCCGCGCTCGACCCGACCACCGCCCGACGCACCGAGCGGGCGCTCGCCGCCGTGGTCACCGGGCGTACCGTCATCGCCATCGCGCACCGCCTCAACACCGCACACGACGCCGATCGGGTGGCGGTGCTCGAAGACGGCCGGATCACCGAACTCGGCAGCCACGACGACCTCGTCGGCGCCGACGGCGCCTACGCCGCCCTCTGGCACTCCTGGCACGGTTGA
- a CDS encoding MerR family transcriptional regulator, producing MAQPDDMFGDDDYPAYTMGRAAEITGASQDFLRRLDEAKLITPFRSAGGHRRYSRYQLRLAARAREMVDQGTPLEASCRIIILEDQLEEALRQNEEYQRQQEADA from the coding sequence ATGGCCCAACCCGATGACATGTTCGGCGACGACGACTACCCCGCCTACACGATGGGCCGCGCCGCGGAGATCACCGGCGCCTCGCAGGACTTCCTGCGCCGGCTCGACGAGGCGAAGCTGATCACCCCGTTCCGGTCGGCCGGCGGGCACCGCCGTTACTCCCGCTACCAGCTGCGCCTCGCCGCCCGGGCTCGGGAGATGGTCGACCAGGGCACGCCGCTGGAAGCCTCCTGCCGCATCATCATCCTCGAGGACCAGCTCGAAGAAGCCCTCCGGCAGAACGAGGAATACCAACGCCAGCAGGAAGCCGACGCCTGA
- a CDS encoding DUF2336 domain-containing protein, which produces MGKQQDVGEPNGHGGSGAAADGGPGDDVDARLALAQDPTTGQMTLIDLASDPSAVVRKAVATRTDAPAQALRPLTRDRDRHVREAVARNPSTSVGNLRLLVTDADRWVRWAVAGNPACDESIRQVMAEAPDKELRGLLAETRELEPELAARLVDDVSPEVRERLATHTHDPDVITALMADRTARVRKGLARNPRTTSAQRSVLAQDPVGDVRVALVLAVELGEADLRRLVDDRSVQVRMAMAKSEVVPPHIRQALGRDPDEMVAAAARDFRPGAGNSSVVRAPRVGHRASGTGRGRPGGARL; this is translated from the coding sequence ATGGGGAAACAGCAGGACGTCGGCGAGCCCAACGGTCACGGCGGGTCAGGTGCCGCCGCGGACGGTGGGCCGGGTGACGATGTCGATGCGCGGCTCGCCCTCGCGCAGGACCCCACCACAGGGCAGATGACCCTCATCGACCTGGCGTCCGACCCGTCGGCCGTGGTCCGTAAGGCGGTCGCGACCCGCACCGACGCGCCCGCGCAGGCGCTGCGACCGCTGACCCGGGACCGTGATCGTCACGTCCGGGAGGCCGTGGCGAGGAACCCCTCGACCTCGGTCGGCAATCTCCGGCTGCTCGTCACCGACGCCGACCGGTGGGTCCGCTGGGCGGTCGCCGGCAACCCGGCCTGCGACGAGTCGATTCGCCAGGTGATGGCGGAGGCCCCCGACAAGGAGCTTCGCGGTCTCCTCGCGGAGACGCGCGAGCTGGAGCCCGAACTGGCCGCGCGGCTGGTTGACGACGTCTCACCCGAGGTACGGGAACGACTGGCCACCCACACCCACGACCCCGACGTGATCACCGCGCTGATGGCCGATCGCACCGCTCGCGTACGCAAGGGGCTCGCCCGCAACCCACGGACGACCAGCGCCCAGCGCAGCGTTCTCGCCCAGGATCCGGTGGGCGACGTCCGCGTCGCGCTGGTGCTCGCGGTCGAGCTGGGCGAGGCGGATCTGCGTCGCCTGGTTGACGACCGCTCGGTGCAGGTGCGGATGGCGATGGCGAAGTCGGAGGTGGTTCCGCCGCACATCCGGCAGGCGCTCGGTCGCGATCCCGACGAGATGGTTGCCGCCGCGGCCCGGGACTTCCGCCCCGGGGCAGGCAACTCCTCGGTGGTGCGGGCTCCGCGCGTCGGTCACCGGGCCTCCGGGACGGGTCGAGGCCGACCGGGCGGCGCCCGGCTCTGA